In Nicotiana tabacum cultivar K326 chromosome 10, ASM71507v2, whole genome shotgun sequence, the DNA window GATTGGTGTGAGTGATGGATTTAGGCAGTGCAGCTCCTCCATAGAAGTGTAGCACCATGTTGTGTATATCAGcaccaataacatcccagcatgtttgataaaatagGCTAGTGAATCCATCTGGACCACTAGCACTCTCCCCACTAAGCTCAAAAACTAGTACTGTCCTTACCTCTTCAACTGTTGGCAACATGCTAAGTTCCAAATTCTATTCCATAGTGACCATTGAAGGTACATTATTGAGCAAGGAAATTCAGATGCATCACCTTCATTTGTGAACTGTTCTTGATAAAAGTCCACTGCAGCTGTAGCCTATTGCTCCTGGTCTTCAATCCATACCCCATTTCCAGTTTTGATCCTCTTCAATTGTAATTTTTGTCTTTTACCATTGACATAATTGTGAAAGAAACTTGTATTCCTATCTCCTTCAGCAAACCAAGTCATCACAACTTTTTCCTTCCAATACTACTCCTCAATACTCAAGTATTTCTTCAATTCAGATTGTGCCTTTTGAAGCACAATCCTGTTTTCAATTGAAGGCTCTTCTTCAAACAACATCTCTTTTACCCTAATAATGTCCTCCAAAATAGCCAATTGCTTGAAGATATCACCAAATGTTTCACTACTCCATTTTGACAGTGTTGCCTTCACCCTCTTGAGCATCAAAAATAGATCCCCTATGAAATTAGCTTCCCAATTCTGCCTAACCACATCCATAAATGTAGTATGTTTAGTCCAAAAGTTCAAGAACTTGAAAGGCTTGACAAAATTGGTGGTTTGCTCCCCAGATGTCATTAATAATGATGCATGATCTAATCCAGTTCTGATTAGATGTTCAACTTCAATAGTTGACAACATGTTCTGAAATGGCAAATTCACAAATATCCTATCCAATCTTTTGAATATACGCACAACATTGGATCTCCCATTCCATCATGTAAATGGACTTCCTTTGTATCCTTGCTCAAACAAACCACAAGAATTTACACAAAATGCAAAATCCTCATATTCAGGCGGGTGTACTAGTAGTCCTCTTATTTTTTCATCTTCATGTAATATCACATTAAAATCCCCTCCTACCAACCATGGCAATTTCATATCACTTGCTAAGTAATACAAGTGATCCCACAATTACAACCTCTCAATTGCTTAACATTTTCCATAAACAAATGCCATCAGCATGTGCTTCCCTAGGTTATGGTGAAGCACTCTCATAGTCACCTGTTACTCAATATCCTCCACTAATTCCCATTCCACCACTGCATCAAAGAACAACCATATTTGCCCATTAATATTTGCATAAGTCATCTCCAGATTCAACCTTATTCTATATCTATCAATGAATATCTTCTtttcaaaaggttccatcaatGCAACTACATAAAAGGTATGCTCCCTATTCATGTTGATCATCCTAGGAAAGGCCTGCTGTGTAGTCACAGACCTTATATTCCATATTAATATCTTGATCATCATTTAGATAGAGAAGCTGCCCTCCTTGGCAAAATTCTTAAAGGTTGTTGTGACTCTTTATTCTGATTCTTCTTTGTTTTTTGCCTCTTTTAGCACTAGCTGTAGGTGATAGATCCCCATCCCTAGCCACCTATTTGAAGTTTTCTTCTGTTGATTCATCATCTCCCTCATCCTCCATAGGATTTTGTCTCATTAAGTCTTCATCAATTGGTGTCACATTGTGTGTAGCTAAATTATGTAGATGTTGTAGTGGAGTCTTCAGTAGAACATTAAGCTGCAGCTACATAATTTGATCAGTACCATATTCCATAGGCACTTCCTTTATTTCCCCAGATGCTCTTGGAACAATTGCATGCTCATCATTCTTTTCATTGTTATCTCTGATCCTACTGTATCATCCCTAACCTTCACTTTATCATCAAATTTGTTCTCCAATGCATACACCGGAACACCATTTACATATGCCAAAATCTTTCCAGTTGCACTAAGGATAGGATTAACTATCGTTGCTTCATCAGGTGACCCTGGCGCCAGGCCTGgtgtcgccagcctaacgcctgggGTGCCTGGgtttaggcctggcgtcgccagcctaatgcctggggagcctggctttaggcctAGTTCACTAGGTGGGTTGTTGTCCCTCACTTTGTCTCCTGTTGTATTGGTCTTGCCTATTTGATTATCCTCTACCTCAATTGAATCACTCCCTACAGCCTTTGTTGAGTTTATCTCATCAAGGTTCTCAAGCTTCCCATAATCTGCAAATGTTTGAGACGACATATTTTGACATGATTGGTTTGTAGTCATATTTAGTTGCCTTAGCTCCTCTTTGATAGTTTCAAACCTTCGATGAACCCAGTCAATTGTGGATTCCTTATTAGCCTTTTCGTCAGTACTTTGATCACTAGGAACAATAGGATTAGCCTTGGATAAGTTCCCATTATGCTGATCTTCTAACACTTTCTTCTCTGCTTCCTTCTTCACACACTTAAGTTCTTGTTGATGACTTCCTCCCGCTGGTTTAGTATTAGTAGGATTAGGGATTGAAGCTCCAGTAGTGTCTTCTTTTTCCTTCTCAGAGCCCTCCTTTGATTGATTTTCCCCATGTTCCTTCTCCTTACCATTGCTATGATCCTCACCTTTGCCATTAGTAATTTGTAGAATAGGTTGATGACCTTCCTCAATCTCTAATGCATTAAACTTGTTCTTGGTTGCTACTTCCTCAAGTTTGGCCTTCCCTTTACCTTTGTCAGCTTCCTTACCTTGTTTGTTATCAACAATGTGACCCCCCGTTGATATTTGTTCTTCCTTGCTTGTATCCATTCCTGCTTGGCATGATTAGTAATAGGCTTACCAACCACCTTTCCACTTGACAGAACCTTTGTTGAATTTGCAACTGTACCAATTGCTTCAGTACTCACCACAACTGTCTTCTCCTTGCCTTGATCCTCAACATCTTCGTCAAATCTCTTGCGTAACTCAGGATGAATTACTCCACATTCTGCCTCACTATGCCCTTGTTTCTTGCAAGGCTTGCAATATTTAGGCATATAATCATACTTAATCCTAATCCATTTGAACTCTTCTGTCCCAGATTCATCAGCTTCTTCAACAATCCTAATTCGTTTAGGAAAATTACCTAGCAAATTCACTTCCACCTTTACCTTAGCACAACTAGGTCTAGTCCCATTTTAAGTTGCTAGGTCTACATGTAATATTACCAACTGCACGAGCTAATGAAAATACAAATTCCTTATCAAAGAAATTTGGAAGAAGTTCTGGAAAACTAATCCACGCTATGGCAATTGGAGTCTTTACATCAAGTGTCCACCATGGATTCCATTTTGTACAATGCATCTGCCACATGTCTGATGAGCCTTTAAATAAAAAGTTGGATTTGAGAGAAGATGAACATAATCCTCCAATAAAGATAGCCTAATTAACACATAATCATCTTCAATCCAGCCAACTGAACAATGACCCTTAATCTCACATTGAATTGGAATCACTTTACGTAATTCACCAATAACAGGCTTCCCATATGAAAATTTCCCAAGAACTGCAAGTTGAAGCCCTTGTTGTACAATGGATTGCTTCACTTCTTATTTCTTCCACTTCACAACTGGTTCTCCATGAAGGAACTCAACTGGTTTCAATGGTAACGTAGCTAGGGTTTGCATGGGCGTATTTATGACAGTAGGGTTTAATAAATTCGCAAAGGTTTTAGGTGGATTAGGGTTTGTATTAGGGTTTGTAGAGGTTGGAAATGGCTGAGAGGGGGAGGGAGACGACAGACCAACCTCAGGAGGAGGCTGGCCGCCGGCCGTGGAGGCCATGAAGGGCAGTCGCCAGCGTGCAGTTGATCGcaagagagaggagagagaatgAGCTTTTTCCCTCTACTTACCAGAATCTCaaggtattttttttttgtctttggaGTTTTCTTTTCCAATTCAATAGCTTGAATAAGAtttggtttattttatttttcaattcaacAGCTTGCATAATTTTGGGTTGATTTGATTTAACAAAATAAATAGATAGAAGATAtatagattattattattattattaacaaaACATAAATCTAAAACATATAGCTTAACACATATTTATCTATTTCAAGTTTAAATTTCCGTTCTCCTTTATTTGTAATATAAAATATtgagttttgattttattttttaattttttattatctatttttatgtGTGTAATTACTATAATTATCTTATCGTAGATCCTAGAATTTAGAAACACAATTGAAAAGTGATATTCGTGTATCTATAAAGAAGTaatcacaattcaaataattttctctctctttctctctctctctctctctctctctctctctatatatatatatatatatatatatatatatatatatatatatatatatatatatatatatatatatatcagagaGAACTAGTTGGATTCACATGTTGCCCTAATGCCCTTGAGCATCATTTATATTATTGCGTTTCTTTATatgacaagcataagaatttgATTGATTTACACTTATTTCTATTGAATGCACCGTCATCTTGAACTATTAATATACACCTCTTTCCATTTATATGTGTTGTACATGCTAAGTTCGGTTGAATGTGGCAAATCATCATTATTGTTTGAACAAGATTAAACATGTactctttaatttttatttttttataataatcgAACTCTCTACACATTTTTTTCTCAAGCAATAGGTTACTGTAGTTTCAAACCTCGTTTCCAAATGTTCCCCATTTTCTTTTCCAGATATTTTCCAACTCTGAAAATGTTGATAAGTTTTAACTCATTCCTTCCTTGGATTAAGATTTGAAAGATAATATTATGTAACTCATATATCTTGTATACGCCGAAGCAGTCTTACGTAATTCATTATTTAACccaaaaagaaaaggcaaaacaACTAGCACTCGAAATCATGTCATCCAAAACAATCAAATTAAAGCACAAGGAATATAAGCATTTAGAAAATAATCAAGTCATTTTATTTGATTGCGTATATTAACTAGAGTATTATCTTCTGCTTGTATTATTTTTAACACTTTTCATTCAAAAAATAAGTTAAACCATCATATCAGAGTGTCTATTATGTTTTAAAGAATTCTCGAGGTTAAGATAATATTTTTGCAAATACTTATTTATTATTGGTCTCATTTTTTCTACTAAATAGTAAATAATAGATATTTTTATGCACTTATTCAAATCTCAACGATCAATATCAGTTGCAAATCAATTTTTTatcctttttattaaaaatttatatttttactttaagctacttatttttttaaaaaaaataaattataaatctgCTACTAGTAAATATGGGGCCCCTAAAATTTGGAGGCCTAAAGCCCTTGCTTTGGCTGCCTTACCCTCCGGCCGCCCTTACTTGCTATAACCTATAGGTTAAATACATTGAGAGTATAGAATACTTTTAGTGAATATAAGTTAAATCCATAATTTTTATTGTTGAacttatagcttgtttggatggttgttatccattgtatcgtatcgtattgttactttaaatacaatgtttgttttgattgttacttaaattttattgtatcgtatcgttaaatctgtcgttacataacgacaaaatgtgccactttatgtaacgaccgatttggtgtggtcgcattgttaccttgtctttttctctcaatctcaccatttattattattaaattattttattttatcatttaccctacctttttatatagtaattttaccctgtatcataatttttctttataatattgcaagtttattcttcgtATTGCTGGTGtatgatatcatgaaacgatgacaaacgacacaatctatccaaacattgtatttatcaaacgatacagatacaatacaatacaatatgatacgatacattatgaaatgatgcgtaacaaccatccaaacacgGTGTTACACAATTTTTTAATTTCCAATTACCCTTTAAGTAGTtttatttactcttttttttttctttttcttgcattGTGTAAACATGGTAAATATATAATGAGACAAGAATCTACGTTTAATATATAGCAAAGACATAGAGGCGAATATTTTTCACTAAACTCTCCTCGGACCATGTGAGCCTTTCTTTTTTCAGCTAAGTTCATAATCAACTTTGCTGTTGATGACTACTTTTGAAGGATATAGAACGACTTATTGATGATCTACAAAAGTTATTTCAGAAGAAaaccggaaaaaaaaaaaaaaaaaacaagtgcACCGTATCCAAAGTCAGAGGCAAATGTAGCGTATGAATATCGGGATTCATTTGAACCTATATATAGAGCTTAAACTCTAGATCCGTCTCTATCCAAAGTTAGCAGCTGCCTTTCTTGTTCAGGGTAAATTGTAATTGACTAAAATCAGGAAGATATTCAGAAAAAGAAGGAGGCTCTTGATAAATGACAGATGCAGCATGAATCAAAATGCTTGCTGTCAATCCTCCTATATGAAAAATTTCTTGCTTATTAGGCGACTCATATTCAAATATGTGACATACATATTTCAATCTTCCCCACTCCTTTTCCAAACGTCTGTGATTATCTTCCtgtatattaaaataaaaaattaaatatagaaAATATTATATGAGTACTATTAAACAGTAATAGTAagttagttatttttttattaggtTAATTATCAATCAATGATTTTCAAATagatttatttataattattttataaataaccAGCAACAATAACTATTAATTACGCCTCAATTTCAAATAAGTTAGGATTAGTTAAATGAATCATCATTGGCCATTTTTCTCCATTCAAATTTATCTCACGCTGACAtaatacaaaattaaaaaaaaaaaaaactcaatgtTCTTTTAAGTTTTAACTGCCAATTAGTTTAGTATTCTGACTAAAAATATTACTATATCATTAGTACATTAAACTTAAACTCTAAAAATTAAAGAGCATGAAGTAATAAATACCTTAAGAAACATATCCAAGGGTACATCAAAAATAGCATCAACTTCGTCGGCATTAAGGGCGGGCTTGAATTCTTCTACTCTAGACAATAGCCCCACTACTGGTACAACTGTAAGTAGATGCTGCAATAATAAAAATTGTACTTATGATGAATGCTTTTCAGTAACCAATTATTTATCTACCTTAAAGTAGAAATTAGTTTATATATAAATAAAGAAGTgatattaaattatatatatttcaaaaaattGTATATACCAACGATATGAATGGTTCAAGGTTAGTAATAACTTGAACAAGACTGGATTGCAAACCAATCTCCTCTGTTGCTTCTCTCAGAGCAGTAGCAGAATCATCtaaatcttcttcatccatctttCCACCAGGCAAGGCTACCTCTCCTTCATCATAATAAACATTATATTATAAACATGGGCGGATTTGAAGGGTCTGTTATAGGTTCACGTGAACTTACTTATATATATTGCAGAAtccattaaatatttataaatactcGGCGGTGAACCTAATTACTAATATCGTATTTCCTTGAGGTTGGTTTAGGAACtcataaactaaaattattttggatCGGCATATGATTATAAAGAGTCAATTTCTTCATATGTTTGTTTTTAGTAAAACTTTAAAGTGGCTGAAAAAGTTGGATATTCTCGTGTTGCATTCCCGTTTCCTAAAACTTAA includes these proteins:
- the LOC107759059 gene encoding nudix hydrolase 15, mitochondrial-like, which translates into the protein MACIAPSESMNNCEADQTLTKNVQPVINFSSILEDEETDQYTDNLHENSYILGIKEYIANRNLHLSKVISREKRAAVLICLFEGLEGELRVILTKRSMKLSTHPGEVALPGGKMDEEDLDDSATALREATEEIGLQSSLVQVITNLEPFISLHLLTVVPVVGLLSRVEEFKPALNADEVDAIFDVPLDMFLKEDNHRRLEKEWGRLKYVCHIFEYESPNKQEIFHIGGLTASILIHAASVIYQEPPSFSEYLPDFSQLQFTLNKKGSC